NNNNNNNNNNNNNNNNNNNNNNNNNNNNNNNNNNNNNNNNNNNNNNNNNNNNNNNNNNNGAGGCATAGTCACCCGCTTTTCGGCCAGTTTTCATCAGTAGGTTACCTGTTCAACCTACTCGTGTTTTCTTGCTTCCGCTTGTGTTTAGTAGCTCTGAATACTTTAGAATTTTGTATATTATGTGATATTCAGAAGCGTTAAATTAAGAGTGTAATATGAAATTTTCGAATTAGGGTTGTCCATCTGCAAGGGAGATTTTCTTAATCTTTTCAGTAAATTTTCCTTGGAGGTGGTCCCCGCACGACTTACTCTGGGTTTCAGGGTGAAATTCGGGGTGGGTCGTGTCACGATGAAATTAACAATAAGCTATAACACAAAAAAGTTAAATCAATCTGACACTGTGTAGGACTGAATCAATGATGTATGATGATAGGGCAATAACAAAATCAATTATGTATCAAAAAACAATTAAAATAGAATACAAACCTGAATAAAAAGAGAAAACAGAGAGACTGCAGAACATTAAATAATCTGAAGTCCATCTGAAGTCTCATCTGAATTCTTGCTCCATCTTTCTCCCTCGGATAATCTAAAATCCTGAAAACCCAGAAAGCAAAGCATTGATTAACAACCTTGACCATCTATCCTAACCCAAAAGCCCTATTAAACCACACACACTGAACAAAACCCAAAGCCTCAACACATAGTAGAAATCAAACTTTAGCACATTCTAAAACTCTTTATCTCGTACTGAATACTACTAACAAATTCTTAAATAGGATGCTAACACTGAAAATTAAGTCACTTGTCTAACAGCAAGTGATGGGGCCTCTGACGATTGCAAAAGAAAAAAAGGCCATCTTTGTCTGCCAAATTATGCAAATTCTATACGACCTTTGCATATGAGTCCTCAATCACCATTTTATTTCATATACATGCACAGACAGAGAGATTCAATAGTACTCAAATTAAGCTTATCAAGAACCAAACTTTAACCACACTTCAGTTTTTCTGTTTGCCAAACAGAATCTCACCCCACAAACCATCCTACTCTTCAACTTGAGAACCCCAACACCCTCCTGACTATATTACTCGATTCTACCTTTCAAGAGAACAACCAAAAGCAAAACACAAATTCAACTGAATTAGAAGAGAATGAATTAAGAAATCACAAACACATAACACCATACCGTAAACCCAGAACACCTACCTTCTCCTGCAACACCGAAACCCGAAATCAGCGTTAGAGCGAATCAGGATCGGTCTGCTTGCAGAGGTTGAGCTCGGCCTGGGATCGCTGCTCGTTGACGGAGGCCATCAGGTGGGAGAGTAGGGTTTCGAAAGGGGCCGGGTCGGGAGCGAGAATCGTCGCGAGTTGCGCCTGCTGGAGCTGAGTCGACTCGGCCATTGAAACCGGCGCGTTTTTAGGGTTCCGGTGGTGGCGGTGGTGGCAGCTGCCTCTCTCTCTCTCTGTGTGGATTTCGGCTTTTGAGTTTTTTGGGGGACTGCGTGAAGAGATGGGTGGCGTTTAAAGTAGGACGTGGGAGTAGAGGAGTCTGGGTTCTCTTCGCTCTCTTTCACATGACGTTTTACACGGCTGATCGAGAAGCATCTGGAGCAAAACAGGCAAGGGAAGTACCCGAATTGCACAGCCCAACAATGAGGGCAAAACCTGGAAACACAAAACTGACGAATTGCAGCCCGAGCCCAAAACTGTTTTTTACTGTAGATGAACAGTGAAAATGAACAGTGATCAACAAATAGATATACAGTAAACTAGAACTAGAATTATACCCGCGCCTTGGCGCGGTGTATACATTTACGGTGTGTTTAGATGTAGGTGAATTCCTGAGAATTTAATCAAACATAAGGAATTCCCAATTTCTTAGAACGGTTTCCCTCGTTTAGATACTTATCCCGTGGAATTAGCAATTTTCACCGGAAAATAATCTTGAAATTTATGAGCTTAAATTCCCGACTTGAATTCCTCACAAAATAAGCGTCATTTGTCAATTCCCTTAACTAAAGTTTGTCTGAATACAAATTCTTGTCATTTTAAAACTTTACATCATGAAATCCAAACAATAGAATTCTTAATTAATAGGATTTAAATTCATGGAATTGTAATTCTCATGATTTTGAAATTTCTATGGACACATCATGAAATTTAAACAATGAAATTCTCAATTAATAAGATTTAAATTCATGGAATTGTAATTCCCATGACTTTAAAATTTCTATGGACATTAAAATTACTTTATCTAAAAATAACGTTATGAAGCTAGTCAATGGGTTAATTGATTGATAGAAATGTTTATGATATGTACTTCATAGAATGTTATACATGCAAATTATACCCAGCTGTTATACTGATTATATATCTAGGGTTAATGAAAATATTGTGGTTTCTTAAAAATAACTGGGGCAAAATGATCAGTATACCCACCCCTTGACGCGGTGTAGTATCCACATTATGCATATTTTACATATGTATAAGAGCTATCATAAAAACAACGTTTATACAACAAAACATCTAGTCTTGTATTCTATCCAAAATATAAATGCTCTAATTGTTTTGATTTGTAAGATTCAGGATGTAGAAGAAAAGTCAAAAATGGAGGGCAAAAAAATATTTGCCGAGAGAGAGTCTATCTAAAAAAATCTAAATTACATGCTTCAGAAAAAAAAAAAAACTTCACTGTTCATATACTTATGATATGAACAGTTAACCACCCTTTAGTATATAGTATAACTAGAATTATACCCGCGCTTTGGCGCGGTGTATACATTTACGGTGTGTTTGGATGTGGGTTAATTCCTGAGAATTTAATCAAACATAATGAATTCTCAATTTCTTATGACGGTTTCCCTCGTTTGGATACTTATCCCGTGGAATTAGCAATTTTCACGGGAAAATAATCATGAAATTTAGGAGGTTAAATTCCCGACTTGAATTCCTCACAAAATAAGCGTCATTTGTCAATTCCATTAACTAAGGTTAGTCTGAATACAAATTATTGTCATTTTAAAACTCTACATCATGAAATCCAAATAATGAAATTTTTAATTAATAGAATTTAAATTCATGGAATTGTAATTCTAATGGTTTTAAAATTTCTACGGACACATCATGAAATTCAAATAATGAAATTCTCAATTAATAGGATTTAAATTCATGGAATTGTAATTCCCATGATTTTGAAATTTCTACTTTATCCAAAAACAACGTTATGAAGTTTGTCAATGAGTTAATTGATTGATATAAATGTTTCTGATATGTACTTCATAGAATGTTATACATGCAAATTATACCCAGCTGTTATATTGATTATATATCTAGGGTTAATGACAATAGTGTGGTTTCTTAAAAATAACAGGAGCAAAAAGGTTACTAACCCGCGTCTTGGCGTAATGTAGTATCCACATTATGCATATTCCACATATGTATAAGAGCTATCACAAAATTCATGAAATTGTAATTCTCATAATTTTAAAATTTCTATGGACATTAAAATTACTTTATCCAAAAACAACGTTATAAAGCTGGTCAATGGGGTAATTGATTGATAGAAATATTTCTGATATGTACTTCATAGAATATTATTAATACAAATTATACCCAGCTGTTATACTGATTATATATCTAAGGTTAATGACAATATTGTGGTTTCTTAAAAATAACAGAGGCAAAATGGTTAGTATACCCGCCTTTTGGCGTGGTGTAATATCCACATTATGCATATTCTACATATGTATAAGAGCTATTACAAAAATAACTTATATACAATAAAACATCTAATCTTGTATTCTACCCAAAATATAAATGCTCTAATTATTTTGATTTGTAAGATTCAGGATGTAGAAGAAAAATCAAAAATGGAGGGCAAAAAAAATCTTTGCCGAGAGAGAGCCTATCTAAAAATATCTAAATTACATGTTTCAGAAAAAACAAAAAACAAAAAAAAAACTTTTCACTGTTCATATGCTTATGATATGAACAGTTAGCCATAATTTAGTATATAGGTAAATTAGAGGTGTCGCTCCCACAAAGACCCCAAAGATCTAGCCTAGCCTACATGAGATGAAAAGGAAGAAGGAAAGCTAACCAGGCTCAAGTGTTGGTTTTATTGGGGACACATCATAATGATTATGAAGTCTAGCAAGCCCATATGTGTGATCAATTATAAAAGAAATAAAAAGAAAAATCAAGAATGTTCAATAGCTTAAGATCCAGAACAATGTACATTCAGAATTGAAGGTAAGCTACTTCAGTATTATTTAAGCAGTGTCAGAATCTTAAGTTGTGTGTCTGGGGACTGGAGTTCAACTTAAACACCAAGCTAGAGAACCTATGTGCAAGCAATGAATCAGATGCATGACTAAGAACAGAAGCCAAGGATAAGGTCTTTCCCTTTCACATTGAACTTGATCAAGTTCATTAGTAATGTACAATGACAGAAGCTGCTCGATAATTAGCATAAAATGCAATTCAATCACCAAAGTTGAATTTATAAGAGGCAGCCGAAAATGCAACACCAGCAGCACCACCAAGGTCGATCTAGCCTGCGAGATTGCTTGAGTACTTCTAACCCACAAAGCAGACAAACCATCATCAAAGGAGAAATCATCATTGTCCAAAGTGATAAGAAATCAGGTTCAGGGAGATCAGCTTCTGTTTGGATATACAGCTGCACAGAAGTCGATCCAAGTAATTAATTCAATCATGAATAACTTGTTATGAAAGCCTAATATGATTCGAGTAAAAGATCAATATTTTCTCTTCTATGGTTTTGCTTCAACAGAAACCGGCAAAGGAAAGTTGAGTGAGCAGGCATACCACCTCAAATGTGGAAAAACCAAAACAATTTGTGGTGAGAGAACTAGAACATATACTGTCAAGTTCCATGTTGAGCCAAACTTCGGGACTCCAGGAGCTTTGGTCATAAGAAACCCAAAGAACAACAGATTCTTCCTCAAATATGCAGCTCTCCAAATTCAGAACAATCAGATTATCCAATTCGACTGTTACTCCTGGATATACTCGTTCAAAATGACCAAGAATTTCGATCGGATTTTCTTCTCAAACACCGTAAGTTAACTGACTGTCAGTTTTGCCTGATTTATTTGATGCAAGAACTTAAGAATGAAATTTAGCAACACAGCTTGGTTGTATGGTCACAGAAGTATCTCCCAAGCCAAACACCCCAAGCTTTAATAAAACTAAGGAAGGAAGAACTTAGTAGCTTGAGAGGAAATGGAAGTGGGGAGAGGAAAGAATGGGAACGAATTTACGACTATGACTACTACAATGATCTTGGTGATCCTGATAAAGGTGCAGAACACAAGAGACCTGTCTTGGGTGGGTCTGCATTACTTCCTTATCCTCGCAGAGGAAGAACTGGTCGCCCTCCAAGCAATGCAGGTATAAACAAGTACACCTATGACTAGTTTGCAACACAAAATCATGTCAACAATTGGATATGATATTTTTTTCCTGTTACATAGAACTAAAAGTTCTGCACTTTCAATTTCTCTGCATGCATGATCACTATAAGATCCTTTGACTGAGAGCCGGCCATGTACCACTAACCTGGATATATATGTTCCCCTGGATGAGAGGGTCAGCCCCAAGAAAAAATCTGAGTTCATATCCAATTCAATCCAGGGAGCTCTGCATTTCCTGATCCTTGAGGGAAAGGGTTCCAAGCATCTTGAGTCATTTGATGAGATAGACGCCATGTTTTCTGCAAACGAGAGCCTAGTGATTGAGGGGTCGCTCAAAGAGAAACTGAAAGCTATGGTACCAGACGAGTTTTATAAAACACATGCAATCAAGAAAACCTTGAAATTTCCACTTCCTCAAATAATAGCAGGTGACACATCTTAGTATTACACCTCTACCGCTTCGTGAAAGATGCTTCATTTCACATTTACAGTTGTTGTCTTCCACTATGCAGAAATTGAATTTGCATGGAAGGACGACGAAGAGTTTGGGCGCCAAATGCTTGCAGGAGTAAATCCAGCACGAATACAATCTTTGGAGGTACTATTTAACCATTTGAACTAGAACAAAAGATCATGGCTACTAATATATCCACCTGACCAACCAAAAACTGCTGCAATCACTTGCATAACTTTGATTTGCAGGTATTTCCACCGCAGAGCAAACATGGAGCGGTGAGCTCAATAAAGACGTCACACATAGAGCACAACCTTGATGGCATGACTGTTGCCCAGGTAAAAACCAAATAAAACACTCCAGAACATCATCCATCCTGCCTCACAAATTGAAAAGTTGGCATATCATCAATCAACACAGCCTAGTTGTAAAGTCGAGAAATACTGTGTTCCAGACCAAATGTATTTTCTTGGCAACATAATTTTTTCTTTCTGATTTTCTTAACATTCACAGGCAATGAACAACTGGAGGATACTCATCTTGGATCACCATGACTATCTCATGCCCTTCTTGAGCAGAATCAACACAAACGATGTTTGTATTTATGCATCCCGCACATTACTATTTCTGAAGAGTGATTCCACGCTAAGGCCACTGGCAATTGAACTTAGTTTACCAGGCTCAGGAGGTGATGAGATCAATCAGGTACTTGTTCCAGCTAGTCAAGGTGAAGCAGCAGCACTGTGGCACTATGCTAAGGCTCTTGTTTCAGTTAATGACTCTGTATATCATCAACTGGTCAGTCATTGGTGAGTTGATCAGTTTCTTGAACCAATAATAATGCACATTCCTTCTCATTGTACTGTGAATTCCTACTGCAAGAACCTTATCCATCATGCTATGCTATTTAGGTTGCATACACATGCAGTGGTCGAGCCGTTCATCATCGCTAGTCGAAGACAGTTGAGTGTGATGCATCCAATCCATTGGCTATTAGATCCTCATTTCAAAGACACCATGCACGCGAATGCACTGGCTCGGAGCAAACTCATCAACTCTGGAGGAATCTTTGAGAAGATATTGTTTTCGGCTGAAATCTCCATGCAGCTGTCTGCTGAGTTATACAAAGAGTGGAGATTTGATGAGCAAGCCCTTCCTGCTGATCTACTTAAAAGGTATTTCATATTAGACAATATGGGACAGAACTGAAAAAATGTACTACATGGAAATTTTTCAAGCTCATATATAATGATTTATGAACTCATCCCTTGTGAAAACATCTTTCAGAGGTATGGCCTTTGAAGTTCCAGATCCAGAAAACCCCACTGGGATTCAGCTTCTGTTCCAGGACTATCCATATGGCGCGGATGGACTTGAGATATGGACAGCCATCCAGGCATGGGTCACAGATTTTTGCATGCTATTCTATACTGATGATGCTTCTGTAAGATCTGATGAAGAACTCCAAGCATGGTGGTCAGAAATTCGAAATGTGGGCCATGGTGATAAGCGCAATGAGACATGGTGGTATCAAATGACATCAAGGAAGGATCTAATCCAAGGTTTGACAACTCTGATATGGATTGCATCGGCCCTTCATGCTTCAGTGAACTTTGGGCAATATGCGTTTAATGGTTATCCTCTAAATCGCACCACACTATGCCGAAGGTTCATTCCCCTGGAAGGAACGATTGAGTATGCTGAGTTCTTAAGGGATCCAGACAAATACTATCTCAACATGTTGCCTGAAAGAGCTGAGATGATCTTGGGTATATCACTAGCAGAGGTACTCTCACAACACACATCTGATGAAGTGTATTTGGGCCAGAGGATATCATCACAATCAATAAAGAATGAAGAGGTTGGCCAGAAGTTTGAAAAGTTCAACAGAGAACTTCAAAATATAGAGAA
The window above is part of the Fragaria vesca subsp. vesca linkage group LG2, FraVesHawaii_1.0, whole genome shotgun sequence genome. Proteins encoded here:
- the LOC101294042 gene encoding linoleate 9S-lipoxygenase 6-like, translating into MQHQQHHQGRSSLRDCLSTSNPQSRQTIIKGEIIIVQSDKKSGSGRSASVWIYSCTEVDPKTGKGKLSEQAYHLKCGKTKTICGERTRTYTVKFHVEPNFGTPGALVIRNPKNNRFFLKYAALQIQNNQIIQFDCYSWIYSFKMTKNFDRIFFSNTKYLPSQTPQALIKLRKEELSSLRGNGSGERKEWERIYDYDYYNDLGDPDKGAEHKRPVLGGSALLPYPRRGRTGRPPSNAGINKYTYDYRPCTTNLDIYVPLDERVSPKKKSEFISNSIQGALHFLILEGKGSKHLESFDEIDAMFSANESLVIEGSLKEKLKAMVPDEFYKTHAIKKTLKFPLPQIIAEIEFAWKDDEEFGRQMLAGVNPARIQSLEVFPPQSKHGAVSSIKTSHIEHNLDGMTVAQAMNNWRILILDHHDYLMPFLSRINTNDVCIYASRTLLFLKSDSTLRPLAIELSLPGSGGDEINQVLVPASQGEAAALWHYAKALVSVNDSVYHQLVSHWLHTHAVVEPFIIASRRQLSVMHPIHWLLDPHFKDTMHANALARSKLINSGGIFEKILFSAEISMQLSAELYKEWRFDEQALPADLLKRGMAFEVPDPENPTGIQLLFQDYPYGADGLEIWTAIQAWVTDFCMLFYTDDASVRSDEELQAWWSEIRNVGHGDKRNETWWYQMTSRKDLIQGLTTLIWIASALHASVNFGQYAFNGYPLNRTTLCRRFIPLEGTIEYAEFLRDPDKYYLNMLPERAEMILGISLAEVLSQHTSDEVYLGQRISSQSIKNEEVGQKFEKFNRELQNIEKRIEDKNADANLKNRQGCAKMAYMLQYPGTSNVESKGGIMRKGIPNSISI